From the Opitutia bacterium genome, one window contains:
- a CDS encoding glycosyltransferase family 2 protein — protein sequence MQETFSWQATAPLRALRRQFLDRTPANPTPTPVAAAPATPPAPDAKFSVDEPIFWHHAAGPLLIRGWCVLPDGTTPDDVRATIGERVFRGKAGLKRDDVTAVHGPVVAASCGFAIDTILEAGRFPVVVEARRGDGEWQLLLRRGLVVFPPARPPEIESYQKWLHLYEAITPSALRALRDAVARLPHRPLISVVMPVYNTPEIWLRRVVASVQAQAYDEWELCIADDASTAPHVRRVLQELAAADPRIRLVLRERNGHISAASNSALEIARGEFVALLDHDDELSPRALARVALEIARRPDAHFFYTDEDKIDERGERFDPYLKPDFLPDLLLGQNCLSHLSVIRTEKIRTVGGFRVGLEGSQDWDLALRLIRTMRPSEVVHIPEVLYHWRAIAGSTARAVGEKNYTVTAAERALRDHFAALGAPVELRPVPGDHWRIVRPLPSPAPLVSLLIPTRDRLALTRTCVESILAKTTYPAFEIVVVDNESVEPATLEWFATVSARDARVRVVRYAAPFNYSAINNFAVAHARGSIVGLLNNDLEVINPDWLDEMVAHAVRPEIGCVGAKLLYPDGTLQHAGIILGLGGVANHAFYRQPGHTDGYKNRARLAQNYSAVTGACLLVRKAVYEQVGGLNERDLAVAFNDVDFCLKVRAAGYLNLWTPFAELYHHESASRGTEDTPEKQARFANEVAYMQRTWGAELESDPAYNPNFSLEIEGFKYACPPRPTRT from the coding sequence ATGCAGGAGACCTTCTCCTGGCAGGCCACCGCGCCGCTCCGCGCACTGCGCCGGCAATTCCTCGACCGCACGCCCGCGAACCCGACACCTACGCCAGTCGCAGCTGCGCCCGCAACGCCGCCTGCACCCGACGCGAAGTTCTCGGTCGACGAACCGATCTTCTGGCACCACGCCGCCGGCCCGCTGCTCATCCGCGGCTGGTGCGTTTTGCCCGACGGCACGACGCCCGACGATGTCCGCGCGACGATCGGTGAACGAGTTTTTCGCGGCAAAGCCGGTCTAAAACGTGACGACGTCACCGCCGTGCACGGCCCGGTCGTGGCCGCGAGCTGCGGCTTCGCCATCGACACGATTCTCGAAGCCGGCCGCTTCCCCGTCGTCGTCGAAGCGCGCCGCGGTGACGGCGAGTGGCAGCTGCTGCTCCGCCGCGGGCTGGTGGTTTTCCCGCCCGCGCGACCGCCGGAGATCGAGTCCTACCAGAAGTGGCTGCACCTCTACGAAGCGATCACGCCCAGCGCCCTGCGCGCGCTCCGCGACGCCGTCGCCCGCCTCCCGCACCGGCCGCTGATCTCGGTCGTGATGCCGGTCTACAACACGCCGGAAATCTGGCTGCGCCGCGTCGTCGCCTCCGTGCAGGCGCAGGCTTACGATGAGTGGGAACTCTGCATTGCCGACGACGCGTCCACCGCGCCGCACGTGCGCCGCGTGCTGCAGGAGCTCGCCGCCGCCGACCCGCGCATCCGCCTCGTGCTGCGCGAACGCAACGGCCACATTTCCGCCGCCAGCAACTCCGCGCTCGAGATCGCGCGCGGCGAGTTCGTCGCCCTGCTGGACCATGACGACGAACTCTCGCCCCGCGCCCTCGCCCGCGTCGCGCTCGAGATCGCGCGCCGGCCCGATGCCCATTTCTTCTACACCGACGAGGACAAGATCGACGAGCGCGGCGAGCGTTTCGATCCCTACCTCAAACCCGACTTCCTGCCCGACCTGCTGCTCGGCCAGAATTGCCTCTCGCACCTCTCCGTCATTCGCACGGAAAAGATCCGCACCGTCGGCGGCTTCCGCGTCGGCCTCGAAGGCAGCCAGGATTGGGATCTCGCGCTGCGCCTCATCCGCACGATGCGGCCGAGCGAGGTGGTCCACATCCCCGAAGTCCTCTACCACTGGCGCGCCATCGCCGGCTCCACCGCGCGCGCCGTCGGCGAGAAGAACTACACCGTCACCGCCGCCGAGCGCGCGCTGCGCGATCATTTCGCGGCGCTCGGCGCGCCAGTCGAACTACGCCCCGTGCCCGGCGACCACTGGCGCATCGTCCGCCCGCTGCCGTCGCCGGCGCCGCTCGTCTCGCTGCTGATCCCGACGCGCGACCGCCTCGCGCTCACGCGCACCTGTGTCGAGAGCATCCTGGCGAAGACGACTTACCCGGCCTTCGAAATCGTCGTGGTCGACAACGAGTCCGTGGAACCCGCCACCCTTGAGTGGTTCGCCACCGTTTCGGCGCGCGACGCCCGCGTGCGGGTCGTCCGTTACGCGGCGCCCTTCAATTATTCCGCGATCAACAATTTCGCCGTCGCGCACGCGCGCGGCTCGATCGTCGGCCTGCTCAACAACGACCTCGAAGTCATCAACCCGGACTGGCTCGACGAGATGGTTGCGCACGCTGTGCGTCCGGAGATCGGGTGCGTTGGCGCCAAGCTGCTTTACCCCGACGGCACGCTGCAACACGCGGGCATCATCCTGGGCCTCGGCGGCGTGGCGAACCACGCGTTCTATCGCCAGCCCGGCCACACCGACGGCTACAAGAACCGCGCGCGCCTCGCGCAGAACTACTCCGCCGTCACCGGCGCGTGCCTGCTCGTCCGCAAGGCGGTCTACGAACAAGTCGGCGGACTGAACGAGCGCGACCTCGCCGTGGCGTTCAACGACGTCGATTTCTGCCTGAAGGTCCGCGCGGCCGGCTATCTGAATCTCTGGACGCCCTTCGCCGAGCTCTACCACCACGAGTCCGCGAGCCGCGGCACCGAGGACACGCCGGAGAAGCAGGCACGTTTCGCGAACGAAGTCGCCTACATGCAGCGCACGTGGGGTGCCGAGCTCGAGAGCGACCCGGCCTACAACCCGAACTTCTCGCTCGAGATCGAAGGTTTCAAATACGCCTGCCCGCCGCGACCCACGAGGACATGA
- a CDS encoding FecR domain-containing protein — protein sequence MKPSPSPNPAAEDQAALWAARLDGSDLSSDDRAALDAWLAAAPDHRALLSSYCQFSANLEQQMPLLAGIGDQVAEIPPAPRLASSRPWSRWPIWAGATLAAAAAVALVFHIASPAARVETTVTAVGQRQTLALTDGSSVELNAHTSLRVEFTRTERRVRLASGQAFFTVTPDAARPFLVETPDGTVRVTGTAFDVLAAPATLHVTVASGKVRVRPLRAEPVDLLPGSQLAIDGDNIVQRTLDAAALERALAWRQGLAIFAGTRLDEALALLARYHGRTFHAAPEVAARTVGGRFSLDDLDGFFSGIEDSLQVKVRRDENGGYLVVPAHAP from the coding sequence ATGAAGCCATCCCCTTCCCCGAACCCCGCGGCCGAGGACCAAGCCGCACTCTGGGCCGCGCGCCTCGATGGCTCCGATCTCTCCTCGGACGACCGCGCCGCGCTCGACGCTTGGCTCGCCGCCGCGCCGGACCACCGCGCGCTCCTCTCGTCCTATTGCCAATTTTCCGCGAACCTCGAACAGCAGATGCCGTTGCTTGCAGGTATCGGGGATCAGGTTGCGGAAATCCCCCCGGCACCAAGGCTCGCCTCGTCGCGTCCCTGGTCGCGCTGGCCGATTTGGGCCGGAGCGACGCTCGCAGCGGCGGCGGCAGTCGCCTTGGTGTTCCACATCGCCTCTCCCGCGGCTCGCGTCGAGACGACCGTCACGGCGGTGGGCCAACGCCAAACCCTCGCACTCACCGACGGCTCGTCGGTCGAACTCAACGCCCACACCAGCCTGCGCGTCGAGTTCACCCGCACCGAGCGCCGCGTGCGGCTCGCCTCCGGACAGGCGTTCTTCACCGTCACGCCCGATGCCGCGCGCCCGTTCCTCGTCGAGACGCCCGACGGCACTGTCCGCGTGACCGGCACGGCCTTCGATGTTCTTGCAGCCCCGGCCACACTCCACGTCACGGTCGCCTCCGGCAAAGTCCGCGTGCGCCCCCTGCGCGCCGAGCCCGTCGATCTCCTGCCGGGCAGCCAGCTCGCCATCGACGGCGATAACATTGTCCAGCGCACGCTCGACGCGGCCGCCCTCGAACGCGCACTCGCCTGGCGCCAAGGTCTCGCCATCTTCGCCGGCACGCGCCTCGATGAGGCCCTCGCCCTGCTCGCGCGCTACCATGGCCGCACGTTCCACGCCGCCCCGGAAGTCGCCGCGCGCACCGTCGGCGGACGTTTCAGCCTCGACGACCTCGACGGATTCTTCAGCGGCATCGAAGACAGCCTGCAGGTCAAAGTCCGCCGCGATGAGAATGGCGGCTACCTCGTCGTCCCCGCCCACGCGCCTTGA
- a CDS encoding class I SAM-dependent methyltransferase, translating into MTDTHSRSAYQRHVAALEERIQRDQALRQAIGGEFIAVGKLEHFLLRSLRLADGHLLADIGCGSGRLAAQLAPFPAIRYIGCDVVPALLDYARELCQRPDWRFVATEGQAIPCDDAVADYACFFSVFTHLLHEDTYRYFHEVKRVLKPGGTFVFSFLEFAVPCHWDTFAASYIRQEHGRHLNQFLDRDAIRAFAAHAGFEIVSIHDGDKPHFPIPEEIVWEGGQRMREFGNLGQSVAILRQPMD; encoded by the coding sequence ATGACCGACACTCACTCCCGCTCGGCTTACCAGCGCCACGTGGCGGCGCTCGAAGAGCGCATTCAGCGCGATCAAGCTCTTCGTCAGGCGATCGGTGGCGAGTTCATTGCCGTCGGAAAGCTTGAGCACTTTCTCCTGCGCTCGCTCAGACTTGCGGACGGACACTTGCTCGCCGACATCGGTTGCGGCTCCGGTCGGCTCGCCGCGCAGCTGGCGCCGTTCCCCGCTATTCGCTATATTGGGTGCGACGTCGTGCCTGCGCTGCTCGACTACGCACGGGAGCTTTGCCAACGCCCCGATTGGCGCTTTGTCGCCACCGAAGGCCAAGCGATTCCGTGCGACGACGCAGTTGCCGACTACGCATGTTTCTTTTCGGTTTTCACTCATCTGTTGCACGAGGACACCTACCGCTACTTTCACGAGGTGAAGCGCGTGCTCAAGCCGGGTGGCACGTTTGTTTTCTCCTTCCTCGAGTTCGCGGTGCCCTGCCATTGGGACACCTTCGCGGCATCTTATATCCGGCAGGAGCACGGACGGCATCTAAACCAGTTCCTCGACCGCGACGCGATCCGCGCTTTCGCTGCGCATGCCGGTTTTGAAATCGTCTCGATCCACGACGGTGACAAACCGCATTTCCCGATCCCGGAGGAGATCGTGTGGGAGGGCGGCCAGCGCATGCGCGAATTCGGCAACCTCGGGCAGTCGGTCGCAATCCTCAGGCAACCGATGGACTGA
- a CDS encoding methyltransferase domain-containing protein has translation MELAAPAQAGLAADPFLNSEGPFWGAVQALPQGNVLEIGSRARSGISRRNLFPATCNYTGFDILAGENVTVVGDAHALSQTLPRDHFDFVFSVSVWEHLAMPWLVSLELNKVMKLGGLAMINTHQSWPVHEVPWDYFRFSDFAWDALFNAATGFEIVGRGMGMPCVMGPSLLRADSHASRVEWHYGCLASRVIVRKIGASNLSWSVPPDLVSQGCYPH, from the coding sequence ATGGAACTCGCCGCTCCCGCCCAAGCCGGCCTCGCAGCTGACCCATTCCTCAACAGCGAAGGCCCGTTCTGGGGCGCGGTGCAGGCTCTGCCGCAGGGCAACGTGCTTGAGATCGGCTCGCGCGCGCGTTCCGGCATCAGCCGCCGCAACCTGTTTCCCGCCACCTGCAACTACACGGGATTCGACATACTGGCCGGAGAGAATGTAACCGTAGTCGGCGACGCGCACGCACTCTCGCAAACACTGCCGCGAGACCACTTCGACTTCGTGTTTTCAGTCTCCGTCTGGGAACACCTCGCGATGCCATGGCTCGTGTCTCTTGAACTCAACAAGGTCATGAAGCTCGGCGGACTGGCGATGATCAATACGCACCAATCATGGCCTGTGCATGAGGTTCCTTGGGACTATTTTCGCTTTTCCGACTTCGCTTGGGACGCTCTCTTCAATGCCGCCACGGGCTTCGAGATCGTCGGTCGCGGCATGGGCATGCCCTGCGTCATGGGTCCATCCTTGCTCAGAGCCGACAGCCATGCCAGCCGGGTCGAATGGCACTATGGTTGTCTCGCTTCGCGCGTAATCGTGCGAAAGATCGGGGCGTCGAACTTGAGCTGGTCGGTCCCTCCCGATCTCGTCAGCCAAGGCTGCTATCCGCACTGA
- a CDS encoding sigma-70 family RNA polymerase sigma factor gives MRDDSSPFSGLYRRTISPLRRYLSRLLGNPAEAEDVAHDAYLRVRPSVENASAQNPDALLYTTARRLAINRLKRRAISPVVPAEIDADRAAATAPGVVQQVIARQELARLDAAIARLPEGCRTVLLLRKIEQLSHQEISARLGIAISTIEKQHARALRLLRADLESASPVTTASPQEAQP, from the coding sequence ATGAGAGATGACTCTTCGCCATTTTCCGGACTCTACCGCCGCACGATCAGCCCGCTGCGCCGCTACCTCTCGCGCCTGCTGGGCAATCCCGCCGAGGCCGAGGACGTCGCGCACGACGCCTATCTCCGCGTCCGTCCGTCCGTAGAAAACGCCTCGGCGCAAAATCCCGACGCGCTCCTCTACACCACCGCGCGCCGTCTCGCCATCAACCGCCTCAAACGCCGCGCAATCTCCCCCGTCGTCCCCGCCGAAATCGACGCCGACCGCGCGGCCGCCACCGCTCCCGGCGTCGTGCAACAGGTGATCGCCCGCCAGGAGCTCGCTCGCCTCGACGCCGCCATCGCACGCCTCCCCGAAGGCTGCCGCACCGTGCTGCTTCTCCGCAAAATCGAGCAGCTCTCTCACCAGGAAATATCGGCCCGCCTCGGCATCGCGATCAGCACGATCGAAAAGCAGCACGCTCGCGCACTTCGTCTCCTCCGCGCCGACTTGGAGTCCGCCTCGCCCGTCACCACTGCCTCTCCCCAGGAGGCACAACCATGA
- a CDS encoding glycosyltransferase family 2 protein, whose translation MSTLSVIVPVYNEISTVREALDKLIAKEIAGVPIEIILVESNSTDGSRAVVQSYASHPRVHVILEDRPRGKGHAVRAGLAAATGDIVLIQDGDLEYSLDDYEPLLAPILAGERTFVLGSRHGKGGFKIRHFDDQPVRAFVLNCAHWGFTLLINASLWVWLRDPFTMYKVFRRECLRGVTLTCNRFDFDWELLIKLVRAGHRPIEIPVSYTSRSFAEGKKIRVIRDPITWLWAWAKSRFGPL comes from the coding sequence TTGAGCACGCTTTCCGTCATCGTTCCCGTCTACAACGAGATCAGCACCGTTCGCGAAGCGCTCGATAAACTTATCGCGAAGGAAATCGCGGGCGTGCCGATCGAGATCATCCTCGTGGAGAGCAATTCCACGGACGGTTCGCGCGCCGTCGTGCAAAGCTACGCTTCGCACCCGCGTGTGCACGTGATCCTGGAGGATCGTCCGCGCGGCAAGGGCCACGCCGTCCGCGCCGGGCTCGCTGCGGCCACGGGCGACATCGTCCTCATCCAGGACGGTGATCTCGAATACAGCCTCGACGACTACGAACCGCTGCTCGCCCCGATCCTCGCGGGGGAGCGGACGTTCGTGCTCGGCTCGCGGCACGGCAAGGGCGGTTTCAAGATCCGCCATTTCGACGACCAGCCGGTCCGCGCCTTCGTGCTGAACTGTGCGCATTGGGGATTCACTCTGCTGATCAACGCCTCGCTCTGGGTGTGGCTGCGCGATCCGTTTACGATGTATAAGGTTTTCCGGCGCGAGTGTCTGCGGGGCGTTACGCTCACGTGCAACCGCTTCGATTTCGACTGGGAGCTGCTGATCAAGCTCGTGCGCGCCGGCCACCGGCCGATCGAGATTCCCGTCAGCTACACGTCGCGCTCGTTCGCGGAGGGGAAGAAGATCCGCGTCATTCGCGACCCAATCACTTGGCTATGGGCCTGGGCCAAGTCGCGCTTCGGTCCACTCTGA
- a CDS encoding NAD-dependent epimerase/dehydratase family protein: protein MAKTILVTGSSGLIGSEVCVYFAAQGYTVHGVDNNQRAVFFGPQGDTRWNQQRLTQDLQGFQHHELDIRDRTGVLALVKQLKPSVIVHTAAQPSHDRAAAIPFDDFDTNAVGTLNLLEAARQACPESPFVHMSTNKVYGDAPNSIKLAELETRWDYADPAYAHGIAETFTIDQSKHSLFGASKVAADVMVQEYGRYFNMPTCALRGGCLTGPNHSGVELHGFLSYLVKCNLEGREYRVFGYKGKQVRDNIHSLDVARFMAAFVSAPRAGEVYNLGGGKNNSCSILEAFQIAEKFSGKKQIYTYVDQNRAGDHICYYSDLRKMRAHYPSWDISVSLEETIRQIVEAWKARPKTA, encoded by the coding sequence ATGGCTAAAACCATCCTCGTCACCGGTTCCTCGGGCCTCATTGGCTCCGAAGTGTGCGTTTACTTCGCCGCGCAGGGCTACACTGTCCACGGCGTCGACAACAACCAGCGCGCCGTCTTCTTCGGCCCGCAGGGTGACACCCGCTGGAATCAGCAGCGCCTCACGCAGGACCTGCAGGGCTTCCAGCATCACGAACTCGACATCCGCGACCGCACGGGCGTGCTCGCGCTCGTGAAGCAACTCAAACCCTCGGTCATCGTCCACACCGCCGCGCAGCCGTCGCACGACCGCGCCGCCGCGATTCCCTTCGACGATTTCGACACCAACGCCGTCGGCACGCTCAACCTCCTCGAGGCCGCGCGCCAGGCGTGCCCCGAGTCGCCCTTCGTGCACATGAGCACGAACAAGGTCTACGGCGACGCGCCCAACTCCATCAAACTCGCCGAACTCGAGACCCGCTGGGACTACGCCGATCCCGCCTATGCGCACGGCATCGCCGAGACCTTCACGATCGACCAGTCGAAGCACTCGCTCTTCGGCGCATCGAAAGTCGCCGCCGACGTGATGGTCCAGGAATACGGCCGCTACTTCAATATGCCCACCTGCGCGCTGCGCGGCGGTTGCCTCACCGGCCCGAACCACAGCGGCGTCGAGCTCCACGGCTTCCTCAGCTACCTCGTGAAGTGCAACCTCGAGGGCCGCGAATACCGCGTCTTCGGCTACAAGGGCAAACAGGTCCGCGACAACATCCACTCGCTCGACGTCGCGCGCTTCATGGCCGCGTTCGTCAGCGCGCCGCGCGCCGGCGAGGTCTATAACCTCGGCGGCGGCAAGAATAACTCCTGCTCGATCCTTGAGGCGTTCCAGATTGCGGAAAAGTTCTCCGGCAAGAAACAGATCTACACCTACGTCGATCAGAACCGCGCCGGCGACCACATCTGCTATTACTCGGACCTGCGGAAAATGCGCGCGCACTACCCGAGCTGGGACATCAGCGTCTCGCTCGAGGAAACCATCCGCCAGATCGTCGAAGCGTGGAAAGCCCGCCCGAAGACCGCCTGA